Sequence from the Egibacter rhizosphaerae genome:
CCGGCGTCCGCCTCGGCCGGCGCGCCGGGCCCCTTGGTGTAGAAGGTCTTCGGGTCGACCCACCCGAGCTCCTCGCGCTCGGCGAGCGTCGGCATCTTCGCCGGCAGCGGGCGGTTGCGCTTCTTCTCGGCCGAGAGCTTGTGCAGCAACTCCTCGCCGCGCGGCTCGTCCTCGAGCGGGCGGGTCTCGAGCCAGCCGTCGTCGATCGCGGCCTGCAGCGACCGGTGCCCGGCCTCGGTGCGCACGAGCGTGTACGTCCAGCCGTCGAGGCCGATGCCGCCCGCGCCGATGTCGGCCTGCTCCCCCGAGTAGTCGAGACAGTACAGGCAGGCAGGCCGCGCCCACTGGCGGTACTGCTTGAGGCTGGTGACAACCTTCTCGCCGTCGTCGAGCCGGACGACGACCTTGCCCTTGATGTTGATGTTGTCGATCCGCTCGGGTTCGACCTCGATCATCTCGCCGAGGCGCTGGATCGACTCGTGGGTGAAGGCCTCCGAGCAGAACAGCCCGATCGTGAGCGCGACGTTGCGGCGGTACCAGGTGCTCATCGCCGAGCGGATGCTGCTGTTCTGCTGCAGCCGGATCCCGTCGATCTGGCAGGGCACGCCGACCGCGGCGACCGGGCGCACGTCGCGCTGCATCGCCTCCTCGAAGGCCAGCGTGTTCGGGGAGTAGGTGTAGCGCGAGGCCGAGCAGGTCAGCACGTCCTCGGCCGTGGTCGCGAGCTTGTGTCGGCCGATCTGGTTGTTCTCGGGCAGCGTGTCCCCGACGA
This genomic interval carries:
- a CDS encoding Coenzyme F420 hydrogenase/dehydrogenase, beta subunit C-terminal domain; this translates as MSGAASSRLEQVRERYHQLLEEADDPNEWAYAWRSELNRGGFRAVDLLMDEVVHAGRCIGCAACVTVCPVDVFDYIDERPVDTRTGACVWCVLCTEVCPVLRPPDKDAPDLVDYRDDCVDEGYGPYSYALYTRATRPEILEGAQDGGLVSTLLIHGLERGAWQGAIVGDTLPENNQIGRHKLATTAEDVLTCSASRYTYSPNTLAFEEAMQRDVRPVAAVGVPCQIDGIRLQQNSSIRSAMSTWYRRNVALTIGLFCSEAFTHESIQRLGEMIEVEPERIDNINIKGKVVVRLDDGEKVVTSLKQYRQWARPACLYCLDYSGEQADIGAGGIGLDGWTYTLVRTEAGHRSLQAAIDDGWLETRPLEDEPRGEELLHKLSAEKKRNRPLPAKMPTLAEREELGWVDPKTFYTKGPGAPAEADAGSAGESG